The DNA sequence CTTCACAAGGCCAGAGCCGCCTGAGATCTGCACAACCGCGCCGGAAAACTCATCAGTTGCTGTACCGACCGCAATATCAACCTCAGGCTCATCAGCCTCATAGGTTGCCGGATTCAGCACGAGCGAAAGCCGTCCGTTGTACTCATCCACCTTTGCATTCGTCACATGATACACGCGGCCAGGCTCAAGCTTCTCCTTTGTATCATCCTTCCAGAGAACAAACTTCACGCGGCCGGTCTCATCACCAACAAGACCGGTCTGCAGCATGCGGTCGCTCCGCGACTCCCACTCCTCAACAAACTTCACCCGCAGCGAAGCATACCCGACCGCGAGATCGCGAACACTCGTCACCGGAAGAGGCGTCGTGGGCGCCACACCTTGCACCGCAATATCCACGTCGTCCTCGACAACCGAGTACTCGGCACTGTTCAGCGCAAGCGAAAGCCGTCCATTATACTCATCCACCTTCGCATTCTTGATCAGATACACCTGACCGGGGACAAGTTTCTCTTTGGAAGCATCCTTCCATAACACAAACTTCACACGACCGGTCTCATCACCAACAAGACCGCTCTGCAGCATACGCTCGCTCCGCGACTCCCACTCTTCGGCAAACTTCACGCGAACGGTCGCGTAGCCCACCTTCAGATCGCGGATGCTTGTTATCGGCAGCTCTTCTTTGGGTGCAGCAGTCACGACAGGGACATCAATCTCTGCATCCTCATCCTCCATCCACACGCCAGAGTTCAGCGCAAGCGACAGCCGCCCGCCGAACGTGTCCACGCTCGCATAGAATATATTATACACCGACCCAAGCGAGAGTTTCTCTCTGCCTTCGTCCTTCCACAGAACAAATTTCATCTTACCTGACGCGTCCGCAACAAGGCCGCTTTGCAGCATACGTTCGCTCCGGGACTCCCACTCCTCAACAAACTTCACCTGCACTGACGCAGCAACGCCCGGAGAAAGACTTGCCAGAGGCACCGGAGGTGCCGGCATCAGACTCCGGTCGTCATCAATCTGGGTAACCTTGGATCCTGAATGAATCTTCAGACTCGGCACGTCACGGAACGAATCAACTACAGCCGACTCGATTCGGTACCACTGCTCAAGCTCCATCAGAGGAATACCATCAGCCTTGGAAAACACCACGAACCGCACCGCGCCCGAACTGTCCGCAAGGACACCGGTCTGCGCAATCGAGGGAGAGTTCGGCGTCTGCAAAGACACAACTTTCACCTCAATGGTGACCCAGTCGTTGGGCTGGATGTCGGCAAGAGCAAACACGCCTCCTTCCGGCGCAGCCGCGGCAGCAGGCTGCTCGTCAGCCGGAATATCATACAGCCGCAGCTGGTCGGACAGAACCTTGCGTTCAGCCTCATATGCAACCACACCGAACTCGTTGATGTAACTTGCAAGTTTTTCCGTAATGCTCTGCCTGTCCGGCGAAACTCCTTTGGATTCTAATTTTTGGGAGATTCTGTCGGTAATCTGCTGGATCTGTTCTGGGTCCATAATGATCTCCAACAAACTGATTGGTGTGTTGGGATATAAAACCCTGACCACGCGTACTGAAAATGCTCAGTTCGGAAACATCAAGTAGTAAAGTAGCTAATCTACTATACATGGCAATCACCATCGATTCAACGATCGCAGAGCTTCTCCGCGAGAAACCGCAGAGCGCCGCAGTTCTTCAGAGCTTCGGCATGGGCTGCCTTGGTTGTGCAATCGCAAACAACGAGACCATTCGCGAGGCAGCAATGGTTCACGGCATCCCCTTAGAAGAGCTTACCAAGAAGCTCGGTATCTAAGTCTCTACATAATTCACTTTTTTTGAACAAGTTTCAGTTCGGCAACGCCAGCTTCAGGATTTTCCAGCAAATGAGAGGCAACGTTCGGCACGTGAACGAGCCGGCAGTCCATGCAGCTCCAGACATCTCCGTTCGGCGTTTCGATCATGGCGCCAAGCGAGAGGTCCATGCATGGATAGAGCGGGCAGTAGCAGAAACTGCACTGTTGCTCAGCATATTTGTGACATGGGTAGTAGGGGCAGCCTTCCGGCACCCACTCGGTCCAGTGATCTCCGCCGTACCGGCTGTAGATAAAATAGGAGGGACGCGTTCGTTTGACAAAACCGGGAGCGTCCCGCGACCATCCACGGGAGACGCCCCAGGTTGAAAGGAGATAGTTGTCAAATCGTATCAGCGCTTCAGTAAGCGCCTGACGAACTGCTTTGGCAATCCTCTCTCCGGTTTCGGTGAGGATTCCTGCAAACATCTCAGGGGTGGAGAGGGATTTTTCTGCGGCAACGACGACAGCGTCCGTGGGGGACGCACCGGAAGGAAGTTTTCGGTCGGCAAGTACCTGCATTTTGACTTCGGTTGCGGTAGTCATTGCGCCAAGCAGTGCGGCGTCGGAGAGAGGACGGGTTGAAGTGACGATGATGTTTATAGTGCGGTTGCTGTCAGAGACGCCTGCGGTGACGAATACGGTGATGTAGTCGTACTTGGCGATGCAGAGATTGGTTATCGGGACTGCGGTTAAGAGGCCGAACTGGGGCTGAAGGAATCCCTGTTCGCTCGAGATGCGGTCGATCTCTCTGGACGCGTCGCCGGAAAAATTTCTTGGGACGGTGATGTTGAGAACTGTCCGGACGTCGGCAATGCCGCCGTCCACTCCGCTGCTTGCGGCGCGGAAGTTTCCCCGAACGATCAGGACATTTTCTCTGAGATAGTACCGCATGAGGAGTTAGACGTCTTTTTGGTAGGTGTAGAGCGAATAGTAGTCGACAACCGTTTTTTCAACAGATTCTGCTGGTTTCTTTTCAAAGATTTTTCCAAGCAGGCCTTTTTTCGACTCTTCGGCAGCCGGGTTCGGGTCGACCATGACTGTTTTGACGTGGCGGTAGCCGCGGGAGATTTCGCCTGCCGGGACGAAACCGGATTTGGTGAGGAAGTTCATTGCGGCAGGGTTCATGCCTGAGATGCGGGGGCAGACGAGTGCGGCAAAGCCGAGTTCACGGGCGGTTTTGCTCGAGTGTTCGCTCATGGTTTTCCCAACGCCAAGGTTGCGGAAGGAGAATTTGACGGCGTAGAGGACTTCGGCGATGTGGGAGCCTTTGCCGAGGTTGAGTTTGCGGAGCAGGTAGACGCCGGCAACTTCGCTGCCGATTTTTGCGCAGTAAACGCGGTACTGGTCCAGAAACTTTTGCATCTCTTCGGGGATGAGAGCGGTTTCTTCGAGGAATGCGTCTCCTTCGGCGATGATGGAGTTCCAGACGGTCATGACATGGTAGAGGTCTGCGGATTCATAGGGACGGATGGTAATATTCATGGTACTATACAGTTATTGGGATGAATCTGATATAAGAACAATCCTGTGAGTACTGTATGATTTTTTTGAAAAACGCGAATGGCGCGAATAGCGCGAATAAAAATCGCCAATGGTGATTTTTCAAAGGTTTACTATAATTACTTATTTTTCAGACAAAACTCTCAATTTCAAAAAACATCAGTTATTTTTTGAAAAATCGCCATTGGCGATTTTTTTATTCGCGTTTTTTTAATTCTTGATCAGAAATCCCCGTCCTGTTCGAAACTTCTGCCGAACCGAATCGCAAGCTCTGCTTTGTAGAGTTCCTTACCGAGATATCCGGCATGGTCAAGGAGCGAGACACCGTTCTCGGCGAGGATTGTCGAGAAGACATCATACCAGTTTGTGCCGCGAACGGCACGGCCGTTTCGCACCGCAACGATCATGCCGCCTTCAATGCCGATGCGGAAATTGCCGCAGGGGTCGTACTGGGCGAGATCGTCTGATGCCGCTGGCGCGTCAGAGATTTTTTCATACACGAGAGGAGGTTCTCTTCTGCATCGTTTTTCTTTGAGGATCAGAAGATCAACGCCGACGTCTTTCGGGTAAGGGCGGCCTTCTGATAACACCATCATCTCTGCGGCACGCCGCATCTCAGCAGTTGCGCCATGGGTTTTATCGGAGTGTTCGGAGACAAGCACGGCAGCAACACCGCACTCTGCGGCGGCTGAGGCAAGCAGGGCACAGATACCCGGGCTGTCGGCGTCAACCATCTCAATCACGTTCACGCAGCCGAGAACTTTGGGGCAGCCGAACTCAGGCAGGTAGCCGGCAAGCGAGGGGACGAGACCGGAAAGCGGCGGCTGAAGAAGCGGGTCGGCGAGAATTTTCGATAAGCCTGCAGCCTTTGCGGCGGCAACGGTCTCTTCAAGCGTTGCATTGCGGGGGATGAGAACCGCTGCGGCTCCGCACTCTCGGACTGCATCAGCAAGGAGGGGGATGGTTTCCTTGGTCAGGGAAAAGATCAGATCGCACCGGAACAAGGCGGCTCTGATAAGCTCAGGGTCGAGGGTATCGACCGAGAGCGGGATGTCGATGTCTGCGATCGCGGAAAAACAGCGGACGACGTCGTCAGCGGTCGCGTCAAATCCGAACCCGATATCCACGACGTCAGCACCGCAGGAGATGGCGGCGAGAACTACGTCCCGCAGGGCAGGATGGCGGTGGGCGTCCATGATCTCATGGATGACTTTGATGCGGGAAGTTCCCCCGAACTTCACGCCGCGAATGGTAAACTCAGGCGTTGCCGTGTCCTCTGATTCGGCAAGTCGGGACGCGGCAAGTTTTCGCCGGACGTCCGCGAGGAGATCATCAGCGGGAATTGTTTTCGAAAGTTTTCCTTCCAGAATCAAAGGAACAGAGAGCCGCATGTCTGCGGCATGGCGGGTTCCTTTTCGCACCGGAACTCCTGACTGCTGCTCAACCGAGTCAAAGGATGCCGTACACATGCCGGAGACGACGACGCAGTCGTAGACTCCTGCTTCGATGAGGCGGGTGAGAACTCCCGGAGAAAGAAAGGATGCAATTTCCCCAATCGGCACGATATCAAAGGTAAACGCATCAACATCAGCGAGAGCGGCACGCAGTGACGCCTCGCTCTGATGGCCGGTAGGGAAGAGGACGTGCATAGATGATTTATTTTATTGTGCTCCAACATCGAAATAGTTGGGGTTGGGTGTAGCCGGAGGATGCGGCTACAAAATAACCAGTGTTTGCGAAGCATTTTGGAAAAATACCTGAGTATGCAGAAGATAAGAATCTTGTAGCCGCTAAATCGACATTGTGATCTTTGGTAAAATATTACTCATAAACAGAATAGCAAAAACTCGGCTACATCGGCTACAAAATTTTTGAAAAACAAAAGAAACCCACTTATTTCAAAAATTACCCGAAATAATTGAAAATTTTGTAGTCGCACATGCGGCTACATTTGCCCAGTTCGTAGAAACACAGTAGCAATGTTAATCAGGAATAAGAGAGAACTCCCTAATCATCAAAATGGTCCTTCTCAAATGTGATCTGCATGTTCACACAAACGCGTCGCGAGACGGCGAGAGTTCGGTCGAAGAGGTCATCGCATCAGCGATTGCCGCAGGACTTGACGCGGTTGCCATCACCGATCACGACACAACAGAAGGAGCCATCCATGCCCTCACCCTGAAAAATCCGGGAATTATGATCATTCCGGGAATTGAGGTCTCCACAAAACAGGGACATCTTCTGGTGCTTGGCACGGCACAGGTTCTTGCGCCAAAACAGGATGTGCTCAAAACAATAGCCGAGGCAAAAGCCCTTGGAGCGGTAACGGTCATTCCGCATCCGTTCCATCGATGGCGGCACGGTGTCGGCCTCAAGTGCCGGATCGCACTGAAAGATGTGGATGCGGTCGAGGCGTTCAACAGCAGATACATTATCGGCACGGCAAATCAGAAGGCGGCAAAAGTCGCGAAAAAGTATCAGCTGCCGGTTACGGCTGGCTCTGACGCCCACAACTGCAAGTATGTCGGTTTCGGGGTAACCGAGATCGATGCTGAGGAGAGATCAGTTGAGGCAATTCTTGCGGCGATGCGAGCAGGAAGGATAACCTGCACCTGCAAAAAAACGCCGCTCCGCACCTATACCCGCCAGTCATGGGACAACACGGTCCGAAAGGTTCGCAGACGCGTGCCAAAGTTCCGGCACCGGCCACGGCGGCGGATGGTTCACAGGAAGAAATGAAGCTGGCATTTCTTCTCGGATACAAGGGTGACGAGTTTGCCGGCTCGCAGTTTCAGCCGAACAAGCGAACGGTCGAAGGAGAGTTTGTTGCAGCAGGCGTAGGCCTCGGCATTTTTTCTGATGCAAAGGATGCGCATTTCCGAATTGCCGGCAGGACAGACCGAGGGGTTTCCGCACGACGGCAGGTTGCATCCATCACTACGGATTATCCGGAGAAGGCTGTTGACGCGCTGAACTTCTGGCTGCCTGATGATATCTGGTGTCTGGGCTCAGCTGAGGTGGATCCAAATTTTTATCCCCGCTATGCGGTTACGAACCGGACCTATCGGTACTATTTTCCCTATCCGGCGAATATTTCCGCAATGAACGAGGCGACGGAGAAGTTTGTTGGCGTCCACGACTTCACGCGGTTTTCCAAGATGGAGGAGGGACGAGATCCGAACCGGACGGTGACGAGTGCTTCGGTGTTTGCGGGAACTGACGGGCGTCCGGTCTTTGAGGTGTCGGCGAAAAGTTTTCTCTGGAATATGGTGAGAGGGATGGCAGGCGTTCTGGCATTGATTGGTGCCGGGATTGCAGAACCTGCGGTAGTTGATGAGCTGTTGAGCGAAACTGGCCACCGTGTGCATCCCGCACCCGCCAAGGCGCTGATATTCTGGGATGCTGAGTGCGGAGTTGTGTTTCAGCCGATGCGGCAGGCACGGGAGACGGCACGGATGCTCGGACGGGCGTCCGCTGCTGCGCGGATGCAGGCGATGATGACCGAGGCACTTATGGATGAAACACCAGAGGAGATGTGGCGGCTGAGGCTTGCGCGTGAGTATCCTGATATCAGGAAGAGTTGAGCAGGCCTGCAATCCGCCGCCCTTCGGACTCGGCCTTTGCCACTGATTCGGGCCAGCCCTTTACCCCGCCGTGCTGATCCATCCCCGGGAAAAGAACATTTTCCGTATAGGAAAATCCGGCATCATTGAAGAACGCACACACCACAGGAAACGCCCCGTCAAAGATGTGGAGAATATCCTGGCCTGATGTCCCCAGATACACACCGATATGGTTTGCAAGGTGTTCTGGCGAAAACGACAACGTCTTCGTAACAAACTTCTGCGCCCAGAGAAACTGACCGCGGTCGATGAAGGACTTCATCTCGGCGGTGACCGTCATAGAGTAGATGGGAGATGCGAGCACGAGGATGTCTGAAGACATCACCTCTTCAAAGATCGGTGTCAGATCATCGGTCAGGATGCAGACTCCTTTCTTGTGGCATGCATTACAGCCCCGACAGTTTTTATGATCAATATCCACGAGAGTTATCTTCGAGATTTCGGCACCCGCACTCTCCGCACCACGAAGAAACGCGTCGAGAACCGTTTCAGTATTGCCGCGTTTGCGCGGACTTCCGTTGATAGCAAGAATACGGGTCATAATTCCTCAATAGCTGCCGCAAGAACTGCGGCGGTTTCTTTTGTTCTGGTGACCGACACCTGGCTGTTCACAAAGTCGGTCTTCTTATCAAGACCATTGAGAAGGAGAAGCATTGTGTGTTTCGGTTTGATGCCTGACACATCAAACAGAAATCTTGCCACAGGCACAGTGTGTTCAAAGATATTCTCACGGGTCTGACCTGCGGTTGCGATGAAAAGGCCGACCTTTTTTCCCTTTGGTTCTTCAAAGGTGTGCAGCACGTACTTCCGTGACCAGAAAACCTGGCATCGGTCGATCAAAGCTTTTGCCTGCGAACAGACCGACATTGAGTAAACGGGGGAAGCAAAGATCAGCACATCTGCTGCGAGGATTTTTTCGGAAAGACCCTGAAAGTCATCCTCCTGAATGCAGCGGCCGAGCTTTTCACATGCCCCGCATCCTTTACAGGGAGCAACCGAGAGGTCGGACAAGACAACTTTCTCCTTCGTGAAGCGGTCGCCAACCTCTTCGAGAACCATATCAAGCGCAGACTCGGAGTTGCCGTGGCGGCGGGGAGAGGTTGTTATGGCAAGAATATGCGCAGACATGATTGAGTATATCGACAGGATGAATGATAAACTCAATGGAATATGCAAATATTTTCGGAACGACCGGAAAAAACAGTGCGAGGGGAGGGATTCGAACCCGCGAACTCCTTGAGAGCAGATCTTGAGTCAGCCTCCGTTGGCCACTTGGATACCCTCGCAAAAAGACGGATAATATATTAGAAGGAGGAGAACATCAACCTGTCGCAGATTTTGGCGAAAGTTTTTCGAGTGAAAAAAATAATTTCCGTGTTTGGGGAGTCTTAGTAGGAAACATTTCTCGGAATAACCACGGAATGCACGGAGCATACGAAGTTTCACGGAAAAAATGCACAGAGAACGCCTGCGCCGCAGGTGTTCTCCGTGCATTCCCGCGAAGCGGTGAGCAGACCAAAGGTATGCGATTTTCAGTGAAGTTCCGTGAAATTTCAGTGCATTCCGTGGTTACTCCAAGTAAGCCACACACAAAATGTCAAAAAAACAAAAATCACTTCTCCGGCATCTCGCAGTGCACATGAATCGGGCACCCCTCATCCGCATGACCACCGTTTCGCATCACCCAGGTAAGCAGGGGAATAAGCAGCTCACGCAGTTCCCATCCCGGAACCGTCAGATAGTACCGCACAACAGGAGGCGTCTGATCCACCACCTGACGGCTGATAAGTCCGGCCTCCTCAAGATCCTTCAGTGTGTTTGACAGCGTCTTCGAACTGATGTTGCAGAGATAACGTTTCAGCTCATTAAATCCCGCAGACCCGTGATTGCCGATAACCGCAATGATCATCAGAGCCCATTTCTTACTGATCGTATCAAGCAGCCCATGCAGCGGACAAAAACAGATCTCAGAATGTACTGGCAACTCCTCAGAGATGATAACCACCTTACTTCAGTACTTGGAATTTTCTCCATGATAAACTACGACGCCCAATTAATCAGGGAGGCCAGTGATAAATCAGAACACAGTGTAAAGATTATTTAACAACCACTCGCATATACTTATTATTATGGGAAAGAACAGCGCGGAAATTGTCGCAGTAGTAATAGCAGTAATGGTAGTATTCGCAGGAATCGCCGCAGGCTTTGGAGGGTTCATGATTCAGGACACAGGTTCCACATATGCAGACACATTTGCACAAAAAACAGGAACCACCCTGACAACGGTTGTAGCACCGGCAGACTATGATGTGGATCAGGTAGCAGTATTCCAGATTCCGGGCGGGGCCTACATCGATGCAAAATCCCTCATCAGCGCATACAACGGCAACACCGACAGCGTAATCGTCTATAATGTTGTGGATGGAACAATCGTTGGCGAACAGAGTGCCCCGATCACCTTCAACCATGCAGCAGGACTCCTGAATACCGCAATGGGAAAACAGCTGATCAATCTCGCAACAGCAGCTCAGACATAAAACCCAATATGCCAAAACATATCAAAGACCCAGTACACGGATATATCGAAGTACCTGCAGATCTTGTGCCGCTCGTGGATACCACGATTGTGCAGCGTCTGCATCATATCCGTCAGCTGGGATTTGCATACTTGGTATATCCCGGAGCAAACCACAGCAGATTTGAACACTCTCTTGGAGCGATGCATCTTGCTTCGCTTCTCTGCGGCAGACTCGGACTCGGAGAATCCGAGACAAAAACCATCTGTGCCGCAGCACTTCTTCACGATATCGGGCACGGCCCGTACTCCCATGCAAGCGAACGGCTCATGCAGGAGTACGAACACTTTTCTCACGACGACATCAGTATTCATCTGGCGGATCCTGCAATAGATGCCCAGCTCAAAAAAATATCCGTCAGTCCTGATGAAGTGGCGGCACTTGTTGCAGGCGGACATCCTCACTCAGGCATCATCCATGGAGATCTCGACGTCGACCGGATGGACTACCTGCTCAGGGACGCCCACTATACCGGAGCACCGTACGGAAACTTTGACACAGGAAGACTCATCCAGTCGCTTGAGATCGTTTCTGGCAAACTGGTGCTCAACCAGTCCGGCATCTCAGCAGCCGAGTCGCTTTTGATCGCACGAACTCTGATGGGACCGACCGTCTACTATCATCATGCATGCAGAATCGCCGAAGAGATGTTTCTTCTTGCAGGCCGCTCCCACTTCGGCAGTGATGCCACAGGAGTTGAACAGTTCATGCATCTTGACGACGTGACAGCAGCCGCAGTTCTGCTGAACTCGCCTTCGGCAACGACGCGGGACCTGATCGACCGCATCAGAACGCGGCGGCTCTACAAACGTTCGGTCTACGCTGGCCGCGAACTCGTGGACATCGACCATCTGCCGCAGACCAAAGAAAGCGTCAACCGCATGCACCAGGCGATTGTGGAGACCGCAAGCGTCAGAGACGAAGACGTCATCCTTGACATCCCGCCGCTTCGTAAGGAAATTCGCATGGACGTTCTGGTCAGAAGGCATCATGACCTTGTGCCGTTCAATGAAATTGTTCCCATGCTTGAGATGATGAACGCAACCCGTCACGGCCAGTGGCGGCTTGGTGTGTATGCACCTGCCGAACTTCGCGACCGGGTCGGGGAAGCCGCCCGCGAAGTACTCTCCCTGCGTCACGCAACAAAACAACATAAACTCACAGGTATAATATAAGAGAGATGAAGCGGATCGTTGTCGGAGTTACCGGAGCTTCCGGTACGCTGTACGCAAAACGGCTCATTGAAGCCCTCACGAAAACGGACGGCGTCGAAGTGTATCTGATAATCTCCGACACCGCAAGAACCGTGGCTCGCCTCGAGGAAGTTGATCTTTCCGGCTATCCGGTTCACTATGAAGAGAACTGCGACCTTGCCGCAGGCATTGCAAGCGGCTCGTTTTTGTTTGATGCAATGGTTGTCATACCCTGCAGTATGAAGAGCCTCGCCTCAATTGCGGGCGGTTACGGAGCAACACTGATCTCCCGCGCCGCAGACGTCTGCCTCAAAGAGCGCAGAAAACTGATTCTTGTACCCCGGGAGACCCCGTACTCCCGCGTGCATTTAACCAATATGCTTGCCGCACACGACGCGGGAGCGGTCATCATGCCTGCCTCCCCTCCGCTCTACACGCATCCGGAGACGATCAATGATCTTGCCGACATGATCGCCGCCCGCGTACTGGATCACTGCGGAATTTCCCACACACTTGGATCACGGTGGAAAGAATGAGAGAATTTATCAAACGAATGATTGCCAACGGACTGGTCGAGGAGATATCTGAGCCGGTCTCTTCCATATACGAAGCACCGAAGCAGGCCTACTACAACAGTAAGAAGATGCTCTACTTCCACAACTGCGACGGACACGAATGTGTGATGAACACGATCTTCGACCGCAGGAGTCTCTCGGTTGCGCTGAATATTCCTGAAGACAAACTCGTGAAGACGCTTGCCTCCTGCACCTACTCAGGGAAAACCCATAACGCAGGAAAACTGACGTTTGTTCCGGCAAAGCTTTCGGCACTGCCAATCATGAAACACTTCCCCAAAGACGCAGGCAGATACCTGACGTCGGGCGTGGTCTTCTCTGCACTGGACGGAGTGGAGAACGCTTCGATTCACCGGTTGGAAGTGCTGGACGACACGCATCTGATCGGAAGAATTGTGGAAGGCCGCCACACCTACAAGCTGCTTCAGCAGGCAAAGGCTGCCGGCAAAAAACTCCCGATCGCAATAACTGTCGGAACACATCCTGCGGTAACGTTTGCCGCATGCACCCGCGTGCCGGAAGGAAAGGAGATGGCGTACGCAGCAGAAATTCTTGGTGAGGACATGCCGCTCTATGAATGCCCGAACGGCATCCGCGTACCGGACGCAGAGATTGTTCTCTACGGCTACATGACCGCGGACCTGCATGAAGAAGGTCCGTTCGTTGACATCAGCGGAACGTATGACCCTATCCGCATGCAGCCAGTGATCGAACTCGAAGGCATGGCATGCAAGCCTGACTTCATCTATCACGGCATTGTGCCGGCAGGCGCAGAACACAAGATGCTGATGGGTGCGCCTTATGAGCCGAGGATTTATCAGGCCGCAGCAAACGTGACGAACGTTCGCGACGTGTACCTGACGCCCGGAGGAGCAGGATACTTCCATGCGGTAGTGCAGGTAAAGAAGATGACCAACGGCGACGGCAAGAATGTGATCATGGCAGCGTTCGCCGCCCACACCTCACTGAAGCATGTCGTCGTCGTTGACGAGGACATCAACATCTATGACCCGAACGATGTGGAGTTTGCTATCGCAACACGCGTGCGTGCGGATCAGGATGTGATGATCATCGCAGGCGTTCGCGGCAGTTCACTTGACCCGTGCAGAATCGGTGACGGCATGAATGTGAAGATGGGTATCGACGCGACGATGAATCTCGGGCATGAGGATGAGTTTATCCGTGCCGGATGGGATGAATAAGTAAGGAGTGAAAAATGGAACTGGATACATACGATCAGGCACTGCTAAACGGCGAACATGGCGAGAGCCGTCAGAAGATGATGGAGATACTGCTTGCTCTCGGCAAAATTTTCGATGCCGAACGCTTTATTCCGGTAAAGAGTGTGCAGGTTTCCGGAGCTTCGTTCAAAACGATTGGCGACGCAGGTCTTGAGTGGCTGTCAAGCATTGATGCAAAGGCAGTCGTGCCGGCATTTTTAAATCCGATCGGCATGCCTCGCGAAGGTTGGGAAGAGCTCGGCATTCCGGGAAGTTTTGCCGAGAAACAGAAACAGGTAAACGAGGCATACATCAGGCTCGGCATCCGGCCGACCTGTACGTGCACGCCGTATTATTTCAGCATTGTTGAGCGCGGCGACCATCTTGCATGGTCCGAGTCTTCGGCTGTCAGCTACGCAAACTCAGTGCTTGGCGCACGAACGAACCGCGAGGGCGGACCTTCCGCTCTCGCGGCTGCCCTGACCGGCAAGACGCCTGAGTACGGTCTGCACATTGTGAAGAACCGGTTGCCAAAGATTGAGTTCCGCTTAGATGATCCTGAAGCCACAAAAAACTGGACGAATGCTGAGTACGGTGCGCTCGGTGTTGTTGCAGGTGCAGTTGCCGGCAACAAAATTCCTCTGTTCATGGATATTCGGCCGAACCGCGATATGCTGAAGAGTCTTGGCGCTGCAATGGCCGCGTCCGGAGCGGTCGCACTCTATCATGTAAACGGAATTACACCTGAGTCAAGGTTCCCGTTCTTCAAGAAACACTTCGCCGAGGACGATCTTGAAGTCGTCACAATCGAAGTTGCCGAAGTGCTGAATGTGTTCGCTGAAC is a window from the Methanorbis rubei genome containing:
- a CDS encoding DUF1858 domain-containing protein, with product MAITIDSTIAELLREKPQSAAVLQSFGMGCLGCAIANNETIREAAMVHGIPLEELTKKLGI
- a CDS encoding adenosylcobinamide amidohydrolase; translated protein: MRYYLRENVLIVRGNFRAASSGVDGGIADVRTVLNITVPRNFSGDASREIDRISSEQGFLQPQFGLLTAVPITNLCIAKYDYITVFVTAGVSDSNRTINIIVTSTRPLSDAALLGAMTTATEVKMQVLADRKLPSGASPTDAVVVAAEKSLSTPEMFAGILTETGERIAKAVRQALTEALIRFDNYLLSTWGVSRGWSRDAPGFVKRTRPSYFIYSRYGGDHWTEWVPEGCPYYPCHKYAEQQCSFCYCPLYPCMDLSLGAMIETPNGDVWSCMDCRLVHVPNVASHLLENPEAGVAELKLVQKK
- a CDS encoding GNAT family N-acetyltransferase; translation: MNITIRPYESADLYHVMTVWNSIIAEGDAFLEETALIPEEMQKFLDQYRVYCAKIGSEVAGVYLLRKLNLGKGSHIAEVLYAVKFSFRNLGVGKTMSEHSSKTARELGFAALVCPRISGMNPAAMNFLTKSGFVPAGEISRGYRHVKTVMVDPNPAAEESKKGLLGKIFEKKPAESVEKTVVDYYSLYTYQKDV
- a CDS encoding DUF4346 domain-containing protein is translated as MHVLFPTGHQSEASLRAALADVDAFTFDIVPIGEIASFLSPGVLTRLIEAGVYDCVVVSGMCTASFDSVEQQSGVPVRKGTRHAADMRLSVPLILEGKLSKTIPADDLLADVRRKLAASRLAESEDTATPEFTIRGVKFGGTSRIKVIHEIMDAHRHPALRDVVLAAISCGADVVDIGFGFDATADDVVRCFSAIADIDIPLSVDTLDPELIRAALFRCDLIFSLTKETIPLLADAVRECGAAAVLIPRNATLEETVAAAKAAGLSKILADPLLQPPLSGLVPSLAGYLPEFGCPKVLGCVNVIEMVDADSPGICALLASAAAECGVAAVLVSEHSDKTHGATAEMRRAAEMMVLSEGRPYPKDVGVDLLILKEKRCRREPPLVYEKISDAPAASDDLAQYDPCGNFRIGIEGGMIVAVRNGRAVRGTNWYDVFSTILAENGVSLLDHAGYLGKELYKAELAIRFGRSFEQDGDF
- a CDS encoding PHP domain-containing protein; translation: MVLLKCDLHVHTNASRDGESSVEEVIASAIAAGLDAVAITDHDTTEGAIHALTLKNPGIMIIPGIEVSTKQGHLLVLGTAQVLAPKQDVLKTIAEAKALGAVTVIPHPFHRWRHGVGLKCRIALKDVDAVEAFNSRYIIGTANQKAAKVAKKYQLPVTAGSDAHNCKYVGFGVTEIDAEERSVEAILAAMRAGRITCTCKKTPLRTYTRQSWDNTVRKVRRRVPKFRHRPRRRMVHRKK
- the truA gene encoding tRNA pseudouridine(38-40) synthase TruA — translated: MKLAFLLGYKGDEFAGSQFQPNKRTVEGEFVAAGVGLGIFSDAKDAHFRIAGRTDRGVSARRQVASITTDYPEKAVDALNFWLPDDIWCLGSAEVDPNFYPRYAVTNRTYRYYFPYPANISAMNEATEKFVGVHDFTRFSKMEEGRDPNRTVTSASVFAGTDGRPVFEVSAKSFLWNMVRGMAGVLALIGAGIAEPAVVDELLSETGHRVHPAPAKALIFWDAECGVVFQPMRQARETARMLGRASAAARMQAMMTEALMDETPEEMWRLRLAREYPDIRKS
- a CDS encoding flavodoxin family protein, which gives rise to MTRILAINGSPRKRGNTETVLDAFLRGAESAGAEISKITLVDIDHKNCRGCNACHKKGVCILTDDLTPIFEEVMSSDILVLASPIYSMTVTAEMKSFIDRGQFLWAQKFVTKTLSFSPEHLANHIGVYLGTSGQDILHIFDGAFPVVCAFFNDAGFSYTENVLFPGMDQHGGVKGWPESVAKAESEGRRIAGLLNSS
- a CDS encoding flavodoxin family protein — its product is MSAHILAITTSPRRHGNSESALDMVLEEVGDRFTKEKVVLSDLSVAPCKGCGACEKLGRCIQEDDFQGLSEKILAADVLIFASPVYSMSVCSQAKALIDRCQVFWSRKYVLHTFEEPKGKKVGLFIATAGQTRENIFEHTVPVARFLFDVSGIKPKHTMLLLLNGLDKKTDFVNSQVSVTRTKETAAVLAAAIEEL
- a CDS encoding helix-turn-helix domain-containing protein, which encodes MVIISEELPVHSEICFCPLHGLLDTISKKWALMIIAVIGNHGSAGFNELKRYLCNISSKTLSNTLKDLEEAGLISRQVVDQTPPVVRYYLTVPGWELRELLIPLLTWVMRNGGHADEGCPIHVHCEMPEK